TGCCGCGTCCCGTTTGTGTGCGTGCCAGCTTCAGGGATCGCAGGAAGCTGCTCCTTATGGTGCGCCATCGCTCGCGACAGTTGCGAACTGCAGGAGAAACAAAACACATCTTTTACAGTACaaatttctacggtacaaattgAAACTTGTTCACCAAAAGGTAACCACAGTACTGAGTTGATTTGCACATCAAACTCAATTCTTGGATTTATACTTGTTTGTAACATGGAATATTTTGTAgtttaaatacttttattttgtatttattttgaatttattatgGGAATTTAGTTGTACGAATAGTACTTggtttttttccagtgcacctTGGCTGAGTGCAGCAACAgtaaacgaaaagcgaaacgcaaaagcagcaacaaattgcagGCAAAAACTGCGCGACACAGTGACACACCTACACCAATGCAAAGCCaggcaaatggaaaacaacaacaagtgcatTCGTTTCGCACACCAATTCGCGAAAGCTTGCATcatagacacacacacgcacagacacacacacacacacacaggcgcgCGCGCACACGGACAGTGAAATGAGCACGCAATTGGcggcgaagaagaagaagaggaagaagcagcagcttGAGGCGGAAAATCGCCGTTGCCTTTTGCCgatttattttttaccgcCTTTTTACCCGTGTCCTTGATATCGTTGGCAACCTGCTGCCACGCCCTCTGCACATCCTCCTTCTTGCTGTAGCCCGGATGCGTGTAGTTCCACAGGCACGGCTGATTCTCCACGAACTGCACGAACCGCACATTGAAAACGGGATCGTCCTTGCGCGCCATTGCGACCCAGCACATGCCTCTGTCTGTCTCGCTCGCTCGCACACGCACGCACGCCGCCAACTAGAACGGTGAATCGCACATGCAGTTATTCCAGGAGCGCTGCTCTGCAGACGGTGCAGATGGCGGGGGGCGCGAACGAAAAgaggcaaaacaaaacaaagggGGCGACACAGAAAAAAAGGGGAGGGGGCGCGGCAATAGAattgcaagtgcaagtgcaactGCTCGCAGCAAACGCGCAACCAAAACTGCgcgcaaattgcaaattgcaaactGCAAATAGCAAATAGCAACAAAAGCTGCAGCGCAAACACTTTATGCTGGcacaaaacagcagcaacaacaagtggcAATCGCTGAGTCTCACGAACAGCGAATACCCTACACCGCTGAAAGGCAGCAAGATCTACACTGAAACATAATTAGCAGGATATTGCAATGGAGCACATCTGAATAAATCGAATGTAAAGGTGTACAGAGCAGCATCTATATACACTAACcagaaataatatatttatattgatatttattcgccgaataatgaaatttcccAAAGATAATCAAAAGATCACACAATTTTTCATACTATTTACTAATCCTATAAACTCAAGGTGATCGTAATCGAAGTGTTTATTTCTctttaattgtattttttgcacatttcAACGGTTACTAAAATTATATCGACAACTTTGCGACTATTTCGATATACCCCGATGACTCCGCGATTACCGCATATCGAAAAACTCAACGGCGAACAACAGCTGCAATAAAATTGTATAAGCTAAGCAATTCAAATGCCGCACTTGCAacgcttgtgtgtgtgcaggcgcttctgtgtgtgtgcgtgtgtgattAAAGCTTTGGCGATGACGTCACACGCTGCATTTGTTGCATGCGATGCTAAAGTGATGAAGACAAAAGCAATCAAAGACAAAACGCAAATTAGGCTAAAATGTTTGAGCTTGTAGAAATTAAGCTGAATGGTGTACGTGCAGCTAAATTCCAAGATCGTTTAATGCATGATCATATAATATagtgtttatttaattaaatttactaaAAACTGGGCGGAAATGATTAATTTTCCTCAGTTTTAGAAAAAAGTAGATAAATTCGCTAAGCAATAGGCCATTTAAGCCATGtttcgaaataaaatcaaatttaacctgatgttaattaattaactaattaaatatttgactGTTGTCATTGCACCTAATTTTTTGactatttacatttttaaatattttttagctTGAAAATCGGTGCTTTGTACAAAACGAAGTCGATAGCTTCTAGCCAAGTTAAGTAATCGAAACAATTATCGCTACCATTTGCGCATCACTAACCAGCCAGTGCATATGTAACAactattttttgtatttcttggGAAATCTGTTAGTTTTTAGCCAAAAAACATGGCAACAAGCGCCAAACTGATGCTAGGCAGCGGCCTCTGCCAAAAGCTAAGCCAGGTGAGCAGATAAACCAAAGGATTCCAGTAAAAAATCACCTAAAATCTGTTTTTATTTCACGCAGCTTACCAGGCAAATACACATGCAACCGGCACTTATGTCCAGTTTTCGTTCATCCCGCGAAGTTCAGGAGCTGGACAAGTATCCTGAAGTGGAGGTGGTGGCCAATCCGCCCGAGTGGCGTTTTGTGGAGCGCTTGCTACCAGCGAAGACAGTACCACAGCCGGTGGAGAAGCCAAAATATCCATCCGGCTGGCAGCCACAAAAGGAGGATGGCTCAGAACTGGGTTACCATGTGGCCAGGACGAAGAATCACATGGTGCCCGTGTATCTGCACACCAGGTTCCGTGGCCAGCGCCGGATCACGGTGGTGCGACGCGTCCAAGGAGACATTTGGACGCTGGAAAAGGATCTGCGTGCGGTGGTGGAGCAGTCGCGAAACGGCAAGGTCTGCGCCACGAGAATCAATGAGCTGAGCGGTCAGATACACTTCCATGGTGACCACGTGGACGTCCTGCGTGACTATCTCAAGGAGAAGGGCTTCTGAAGGTCCACAAATGAACCGTCTGTGCCgcaataaaagcttttctGTTGATTTAAATCATGTGGGATTTGTGTTCTTCTGTCTCGCCTCACCTAAGGCGGCTTACCCACATTGTGACCTCCTACCCATAGTATCCAAGTCTGGATAACAAAACTGCTGGCCTTCCGGAGATTGAATCACTCGCAGGCAATcgaattaaatttatgttgaACGCATGCCCACTTGGCTGCAGTTcgcttttatttgcacttATCTTTTAGCATAAATTACATACATCGTCTGTATGGGGGAGGGgagagacacacacacacacacacacacacaatattCTGAGAGTGGGACTCGTACAAACTACGTACGTACTAAAATCTACGGGAAAAGGAGGTGAGGATGGGTGGCGGAGCTTAGCCATTTTGATGAACGCATTTGAAGTCTGGTTCGGGGGCTCTGCTACGGCTACTACTGATACATAAACGTCTACGGCTGCTGCTTCCTCGGGCGCGGCCGTCAGGTACGCGTCATGTGGGCGTAGGCggcagctgccacgccccaaCGCTATCCGCTAGCTCCTGCCATTGCTGGCAAACCGGACAGGCTAACGCTTACGCCGGAAGTGGGCGTAACTGTGCCAGCAGCGGTGGCCGACGAGGAGGATCGCTTGAGGGCCTTGCGTATAATCGTCCAGTCCTCCATGATATCCTCCTCGCGCAGCATGTACACGACATAGGGACCCGTGACGGTGACGGCCTTCTTGCGACCCGGTCCGCGCACCTTGCTCTGCCGCTTGTCGGTGCCCCAGTCGGCCCACGAGATGTCCACGTTGTGGCGATCCTCCTCCAGGCGACGGATGCGCTCCATGAACTCCTCGCGCAGATTGTCCAATGCCATGTGTTTCTCGCTCTGCAACGGAAAAGTTGTGAGTTGCAAGAGGATACATTAACAACTACTTCTACGCTTAAGTTAAGCCATCATTTGTCTTAAATCGTTAATATATGGCCTATAAGTGAGTGACATTTTGTGTTGTAATTAGCTTTGGCAGTGTCGCCCCCAGTGCCTTATCAACACGAAAGCCAATCTAATTGCGACGATATGGTGGCCAATTAGCTCTTCTCATTTTTGGCGCCAAAAATCGAGATTGGTTATGTACCTCAAAGTGCTGGACGGCAGCTTGTTCCTCGGACTGGTATTTGTGCTCGATATTCTGCAGTCGGTACTTGCGCAGGACGTCCGCCACCTCGATCCTGGTGCGATACTTCTTGTCCAGTTCCTTTTGCGGCTGGACAAACTCCTCGGAACGCCCGGAACGCACCTCGGCCAATTGTCGTTCGATGAGATTGATGCGCTCGACGTAGTACTGTTCCCGCAACTCGTTAAATTGGCGCTCCAAGCTCACTGTGTCAAGGAAAGAAGAAACTCGATGAGTATGGCTTGTGTTAAGTGTGTACGTACTGATTCCTACGCAAATCCTCGATGTGCTCTGCCCGCCGGCGGTCTATTTCACTGGCATCCAACTCGGAGGAGTCATCCGAATCGCATTCGTtggcctcctcctcgtcggAGGTGTCGTGTGGCTGGCTGGAATTCGAGTGCTCCGATTCTCCGCCAGAAACGTCGCCTTCGCCATCGGATTCGCCATTCTTCACGGGCATTTCAGAGTGGATTTTGCGGTTCTCCTTGTTCTCGGCGTATTCCGATTCGGCAATGGACTGCAGGTGGCCGCCGGTATAAGCGCGAtatctttttttgtttgctttcgaCAATCGGGGAGTGTGGAAACTGTGGAAAACTCTGTGGAAAAACACTAAACTGTGTGCTGTATCAAAAAAAGTATGACCGCACGTAAGAGTGTTGGGCAATTTAGTGTTGGTCAACGCAAGCGGAGCATCTAGCTGAGTGGCTACAAAATAGCTAAATCTGcgaaaaatattattcattaagttaaacacattaaaatattaatgtatcATTGAATTTGAAGTAACCTGGACCACtaaaataagagaaaataaatttggaatttacccatgtaactatttaaatataaaaatgttacaatatttttgtttgatgaaaaataatgatatTAACTCTGtcgtaaattaaattataaatagaaGGTCATGGAAGTAATTTCCGATATTTAGATTAAAGGAATACATCTTTAAAATATGGTTCATTCCCATATAATATTGTGGACTTATttgaaatagccaaatctaggCATTTTCGGCTGCTCAGCCCCACCGCCGTCTGCCATCTCTAGCTGACGAATGCAGTCGCCAGCTGATGTTCGTACGCCTATCGATAACCGATAAGCCATCGCTGCCAGCAGATATTTTTTTGGGCCAAGTGCAAAATACGTGTAATATTTACAATTAGCAAAACGAAACCAATCTAGTCGAGCCGAAATCTAAATGGAGACACCCATGGCCGATGACCTGTTGCAGTTCCGCGACTACAGCGGCGGTGCCCCGGCCCAAATCAATGTCAATTCCCCTACGCACGGCGGATCGGGTGGTTCTGGTGGTGGCTCTGCTGGTTCCGGCGGCTCCgttggcggtggtggtgccaACGCACAGCGTCAACGCGGCGATCCGCTGGCGGATCTCATCTATGACATGACCTCCTCGGCCCAGGGATTCTCCGGAGCTGCATCCTCGGGCGGCTCCCAGCCGCAGAACTCATCGCTGGACGGATCCGCCGGCGGTGGAGGCGGTGGTGCGAAACTATCACTGTTTACGATCGAGTACTACCAGCAGTTCTTCAACGTGGACACCTATATGGTGCTCGAGCGAATCGCCAACTCCATGATACCCAAACGGGCCTCTGGCAACTATCTGCGCATGAACATCGGCGAGAATCCGGATCTATATGGACCCTTCTGGATAACCGTCACCCTGGTCGGTAGCTTTGAAGTTTTAACAACTCCAAAAGTGGAACTAACtctttccatttgcatttcagATCTTTTCCATAGCAATAAGTGGTAATATTGCCAGCTATTTGCAGCAAGCCACTGATGCGTACAAATGGCACTACAACTTCCATCTGGTCTCCTATGCGGCTACGTCCATCTTCTTGTATGCCAATATCTTGCCAGCCGTTCTGTGGGCCCTCTTCAAGTACAGCCTGAAGCCTGTGGACTCCGCTGATGCCGTGGAAACGGACAGCGTAAGTTGCATTGGCAttcccatccatccatccatctcgCTCATATTCGGGTTTTTTATTGCAGGCCAGCTACATGCCGAGCCTCTTGTCGCTGATGTGCATCTATGGATACAGTTTGGCCATTTATATACCAGTCTCCATTCTCTGGGTGATCAATGTAAGATAATTCTCTATAAATTTTGTGATTCGGCAGAAGATTTTGCTTGAATGCTTGCTATTAGCTTATTTTTATTGCGTGTCTTGACTATATCTGTACTGCTCATTTTACTGCAACTTTTGAACTATCTCATGCTAACTTTAATGCCAGATTCAATGATATTTCAAAGTTTTAAACAGTAATCTGGTTTGCTATCTTCATTAGTTTTCCACCTGAGCAGACATTATGCATAGTTTATaggaacttatatattttctaccTTCTAATTGCCACATGTTTACCCCAATCTTTTGCAGATCTCTCTGCTGCAGTGGCTCCTGGTGATCACCGCCGCCTTGCTTTCGGGCACGGTTTTGATTGCGGTGCTAACGCCAGCGCTGCGCAACTCGCAATTCTCGCTGTTCCTCATCGTTGGAATCCTGAGTGCACATGTGGTGCTGGCCGCCGGATTTCTGCTCTATTTCTTTCACAATCCCACAGTCCCGTCGCTGGATCCAGTTGCTCCGACACCAGCTGCACCTGCTGCTCCGGCTGCTCTGAAAGCCGTGACGCAGGCGGTTGTCAACGCAGTGCCCGGCAATCAGACCCACTAGGATGCATTCCGCGAGAAACCAGTTCGTCAACGTCGCTGAACTAAGCTGTAAATTAAGTTGTCCCTATTTTTATATTCGCTAGAGAGCTGATCACGTTGGTTCCAGCTTCGTGGTTTGTATTCACTTTCAATAACTTTTTCGCGACTGTATATTCATATTATCTTAAAGGTAGATGTACGTgtaataccaaaaaaaaaaagaaaacataaatataacaaaaatatcaacacagaAACAAAAGAATCGCTAGAACTTTTCGCTGGAGTagtagaaaattaaataaatttttcgaaatatttaGGAAAGACAGAAGAATATGTTAATCATGCCATcattaaaagaaaaagtgTAAATATAATCGAAAGTATAACCAAAATGAGTTTTCACTTGGGCATTTGCTGGctatttgaatataatttataaatcaaAAGATGTGCATAATTTTGCTGGCATTCTCTTTGGGTAAAACAAAACCATTATACTTTTCCCATCAGCGGCCATATGGAGAAAGTCCTTTGAGAAAGAGAAATGGACAGGAATGGGGATGCTGGGCTTGCTTATGGTTTCCTTTTCGCTTCGCTTGTTTTTTGGACTTGCCTTTTTGGGCGCATGCATGGATTTTTGGCCAGCTTCTTTGGTGGTAGTGTCGCccgcacacatacatatttaccaactcgcacgcacacatgcacacacaggGCTATATGGACGATATATCAAGGACCTCGGATGGCTTTTCATCGTTTTTGCCGCTGTTGTTCATGTTTCGGGCATGCTTTTGCTGAATTTCATGGGCTTGGCGTATTTATTCGAGCAATGTGGGAATTATTCGCAAAGGACGACGCCAAAAACAGGGTGCTTTTTTTTCCTCAGCACTTAGAAAACTTTCTCAGTGAGTTTTTTTTAGGACATTATAACAGATTCAAGTAAAATAGTTACTACATATTTGGGTATAACTATAAGTTGCTTATTAAAAACTAACTAAGAATTGGTAAATTTATACGTCCAAATAGTTTAACAtgataaaatataattaaaaattttaaaaataaatattatttacgAACCAGGACAAccattatattaaataatttaaaatttaccaaataaatattatttttgaacCACGACACCCAGTATAACATTTGGTATGTAACTCACGTACATAGGACTCTTTTACGCCTTtctatgtgtgcgtgtgtgcatgcatgtatgtatgtatgtttgtctATGTATTCAGCTGACTTGCACCCACGCACGTTTATGGATAGAAAATTTCtcaatttcaaatgcaaatattcGCATAACGCATCGTTAGATTTGTCCTTTCATATATTCTTTTTCATGCATGTGAGTTGAACGTACATAGATACTACATCAATTCCATGGCAACTCACACCTTTCGTAGATTTTTCTCGGCAGAAACAAAAATCCATTTACTTTACATGGCTGAATATACAGGGTATAGATAGATATGTATGTGTGGTGCATAGTTGGGCGTACgtggcgtatacttgatgtCAGCATCAGAGACACATTTGTCAGATTTTTCGGGCAGCAGTTAGATTTGCAATTTGAATTGAGTAAATCACAATTCAAGTGCACACATAACTGTAAAGCTAATGTATTAATGTATTCGATTTAATCTATTTATGCGTGCTTTACTAATTTCTTTCATTAATTTCGCGCAGTGTTCTGTGTGCTGAAACGCATACATTTCTGAATGCCGCATTATATATGGCCACTGATTCGATCGATTTGTGGTGGCATATAGATTAACTGATTTGCCATTCAGCTGATTAGCATTCAAGTGGGTGGCTGTGGgcgccggaaacggaagtcaCTCGATGGCTGTTAAAAGTTTTTGCCTCGCTCTCTCTCAGTCCACAGTCCTTTAGTCCTTTTATTTGTGCTTTGgattttgcttttttattttattttcatttgctctATTTTCGCAGAAGGAGTGAAATTAGCTGATGCTCAGCGACTTGTGTGATTCCTTTTTTGTTGGCTCTTAAAGCAATTACGCCATCCCTTTGGCTTTGCATCACCATTGCTTTGCTCGTTCTTTTCCCATGCAGATGtgtgcactgcaaaaaaattgGATagaaaaagtaaattaattttaataatattcatatgatataaatctaaataataataatacatgatatatggatatatagatttataaattgcacttaaatatttgatttaaatttatttaaatttgcaaaaatgtgGAATGCCAACATGATTCGCTCAGTGTACACCTATGCCAGCtggagtgtgtgtgagtgactTAACCCCTTTGAGCCGCCTCGTAATGCATTTGAAGCGTTAAAACGCCACTTGAGTGAGGATGTTTGGCCCCGGCAAGGAACTTGCACCCTGCTTGCATACCCTTCAAGAAAGGGGAGCGGGGGggggtgtatgtgtgtgttgctGGTGCAGGAGGGGCGGGGCTCAAGGGGCTGCTGGCAGGAGTGCATATGCTAATTGGTAAGTGCACGGCTCAACGAGCACCTGTTGAAGTCAGCATCTCTGCACTTGCGAATTTCTGAATCAAATACGGACTGCGAAAATTCTTCATGCATGTACATATTTAcactatacatacatacatacttgcTTGCATACATATGCACACGCACATGTACATTTGCCAGTTTAGAGAAGTTCTTTTACAAGTAAAtatctttaattaaaagttggCTAGTGCCATTTTGAAGTGGAAAGCTTGCTTTTGTCAGCgtcttaaaataaaataaaaaagaaacgagcTCAGCTTAAAAACATAAATCTGCAGTTTATTAAATAAGTTTATTTAAGTAATATGTACAAAACGTACAAATAGcgtaaaaaatataatttttccATCATAAATCAAgctaaaaaatgtattattcgaattctttaatatttgattGATATGTATaagatttttgatttatttttgaaaagatTTCCCCGCACACAGTCTAAATCCTAAAGAGTCCTTCGAATCCCATAtgattattgatttattttgtttgcgtTCGGCTTAAGGGAGCTTAGTGTATCAAAAAGGACCTTTAAGAGGTGATGGTGAGCGGGGTGGGGGAGGTGGGAGGAGAGGAAGGGAATATGGTTAAATAGTTTACCGGCTGTTATTGGGTTAATTCTGCAATCCTTTTGCCCCTTCTCAGTGTGCCTGCCTGCGTGACTGCTCGTTCTTATTTCCATCCATTTCGTGAATATCCTGCGGCCACACCACCACACACGTAGCCCAGCAGGATGTGACCCCCCCTTCCCTTCCCCCCCCACCCCTTCGCCGCATGCACTCAATTAAGTGACAGTGTGTGGGTGCGGAGAGTCCTGTGTGTTGACTTGAGAACTTGGCACAACTTTTGCGTACGAGTTGCCCGACTACGTGACAGAGGTTGCAAGTGCCACGcctcctccaccaccgccgccccCTGCCCTTTTGAACCTCCTTGTTTACCCTTAAAGGTTCTGTTATTTACACAGCTAGACACACCCAGAAAAAAAACGTGGTCATTAAtgcttaaaaaacaaaacccacTTAGTTGTATGGCAAAACCAGTTCATTTTCCTAGCAGACTTCAAAATTATAATGtgtttttaaaagtatttatctaaatataaataataaacaatatggCAAAATTTTGctattatatgtatgtatatacatagatGTATGTGCTATTCTTGTTACTCAAATATAAGTTATAGCTGAAATATAAGTAGAAAGTTCTGGCAATGCATCATTTTCTTCACCAAAAATCCCATTTAGTTTCGCTTTAAGACACTCTGCTTAAAGTCCAACTATCCAACTATCCAACTATCCATGTATCCAACTCCCACTTCAGCTCCACCTCCAACCCCCAGCTGTCCATTTATCTGTGTCCGAATCTCCGGGTGAGTGTACGTGTGCAAAGTGCTGACCATCTGCCGGCCGGCCGGTCTCCGTGCTTTTGGGGCGTGTTCGTTGCCCGGTTTGACACAATTTCGAATGCCGCCGCCCAAATGCAGAAATTGCTCCATTTTCGCCGTGATGGCTGAGTCTACAACGGCCCCGGGAAAATTCTCCAGCGGGACAGCGCCCCTACGAGAGCTTTTCCAGCGCGGAAAAGCGTAGAGCTTTCCCCAACGCCGTCGGCAATTGCACATCCATCCTGTCCtgtatacacacatacatgtatatatatatatttatatatatatatgtataccaaATCTACCATGTATCCAATTCGGGATTTGGCTTAGATAATCACCAGGATTTGCCGAGTGGCTAAGGGAGGGGGGATgtataatttcattattcattttaattaattgaaattgttgcAAAGCCAACGGCTGCACGATGACCCTAATGCCAAGTAAGCTCACTAATTGCATTTGACTTCAAAGGAGCAAtgcaaaattataaatatatatattatacaatataatatattactTTTTAAAAAGTATAGCAAGCAGGAAATTCTATGTTTCTAAAACTTATTTGAATAAGAAAGTACTATTATTATAAGATATGCTCTGATTTGTATTATATATTCGGATACCACTTTTaataacgttttttttttaatactaattttatattatttacatTCTCCATGcaaagcatttcattttgcataattattttcattttgagtTGCATGCAAAGCAAATagcaataaataattatttgcatttgctctGTGGCACATCTCATTCATTTCGGTTGGGAATATTGCAATTTCGGGCGGCGAGACAGTTAAAATGCAGCACATTATAAATTCATCGgtgaatattaatatt
The DNA window shown above is from Drosophila melanogaster chromosome X and carries:
- the CG4645 gene encoding uncharacterized protein, isoform A translates to METPMADDLLQFRDYSGGAPAQINVNSPTHGGSGGSGGGSAGSGGSVGGGGANAQRQRGDPLADLIYDMTSSAQGFSGAASSGGSQPQNSSLDGSAGGGGGGAKLSLFTIEYYQQFFNVDTYMVLERIANSMIPKRASGNYLRMNIGENPDLYGPFWITVTLIFSIAISGNIASYLQQATDAYKWHYNFHLVSYAATSIFLYANILPAVLWALFKYSLKPVDSADAVETDSASYMPSLLSLMCIYGYSLAIYIPVSILWVINISLLQWLLVITAALLSGTVLIAVLTPALRNSQFSLFLIVGILSAHVVLAAGFLLYFFHNPTVPSLDPVAPTPAAPAAPAALKAVTQAVVNAVPGNQTH
- the mRpL49 gene encoding mitochondrial ribosomal protein L49, isoform B, whose protein sequence is MATSAKLMLGSGLCQKLSQLTRQIHMQPALMSSFRSSREVQELDKYPEVEVVANPPEWRFVERLLPAKTVPQPVEKPKYPSGWQPQKEDGSELGYHVARTKNHMVPVYLHTRFRGQRRITVVRRVQGDIWTLEKDLRAVVEQSRNGKVCATRINELSGQIHFHGDHVDVLRDYLKEKGF
- the Brms1 gene encoding BRMS1 transcriptional repressor, which codes for MPVKNGESDGEGDVSGGESEHSNSSQPHDTSDEEEANECDSDDSSELDASEIDRRRAEHIEDLLSLERQFNELREQYYVERINLIERQLAEVRSGRSEEFVQPQKELDKKYRTRIEVADVLRKYRLQNIEHKYQSEEQAAVQHFESEKHMALDNLREEFMERIRRLEEDRHNVDISWADWGTDKRQSKVRGPGRKKAVTVTGPYVVYMLREEDIMEDWTIIRKALKRSSSSATAAGTVTPTSGVSVSLSGLPAMAGASG